The DNA sequence CCGCCCCGGCGCGGCGCTTCACCAACTGGACCGTGGCCGGATGGAACCACCGTTACCACCGGCCCAGGCCCGCCGCCGGGACCAGGATCAACGGCGCCGCACGACCGAGCGCGCCTCGGCGGAGCCGATCGCGTACGTCGTAGCCAGGTAGACCACCGCCACCACCCCTCCACCGGCCAGGGTCGCCAGCACGCCGGTCGACATGCCCGGCACCTGCCCTCCGGTTATCGCCGTGGCCACCAGCCAACCGGCCGCTCCGGCGACCAGCGCGCCCAGCGCCACCTGTCCGACCGTCCGCACCATGCCCTCCAGTCCCTCGCCGCTGTGGAAGCGCCGCCACAGCAACCAGAGCGTCAGCGCGTGACCGGTGACGGTGATCGAGGCGGCCACCGCGATGCCGGGGACGCCCCCGACCCGGTATCCGAGGAAGTACAGGGGAATGGCCGGTAGGACCCAGGCGGTCCCGGCGATGACCGGGACCCACATCTGGCGGTGGGCGTAGAAGCTCCGGGCAAACAGCTGGTGGACGCCCCAGGCCGGAATGCCGAGCGAGTACCCGACCAGGGCCGCCGCCACCAGCACCGTGCCGTCCTCGCTGAAGGCTCCGTGCTGGAAGGCGACCCGGACCGCGGGCAGGCCGACCGCCACCGCGGCCGCCACCGCTCCGCCCGACGCGAACAGGACCGTGCGGATGGTGCGGCCCATCGACTCCCGCATCTCGGCGCCCCGGCCCTCGGCCACCAGTCGGGCGAGGAACGGGAAGGCGGCCACCCCGGCGGCCTGGGCGATCACCCCCACCGGCAGCATGTTGACCCGCCGGGCCAGGTTCAGGCCGAAGATCGACCCGTCCGAGGCCGCCGCCGCCACGATCTTGCCGAGGGACTCGTCGAGCACCACGATCGACTGGCCCACCATCAGGGGGAACGCCAGCAACAGGTATTCCCGGAAGGCGGGATGCCGGAAGTCAGGCACCGCCATGCGCACCCGGAAGCCGGCCCGGGCGGCGCCCCACCACTGGAGGGCGAAGTTGCCTATCGAGGCCCCCGCCACCGCGCCGACGATGAAGCCCGTGGCCGAGGCCTCGCCGGACGATGTTCCCAACACGCCGCCCACGATGATCCCGAGGTTGTAGATGATCGGGGCCAGGGTCGGGACCAGGAACCGCCCGTGGGCGTACTGGACCGCCGTGAACAGCCCGCCCACCACGAAGAAGATCTGCGCCGGTAGCACCAGCCTGGTGAGGCGGGCCACCTCGGCCAGCTGCTCGGCGTCGAGACGGCCGCCCGATCCGAACAGCCACCCAACCACCAGGTCGGCGGCCAGCGCCGCCGCGACGGTCAGGGCGACGATGAGCACCGCCACCGGCCCCAGCACCGCGTTGAAGGCGTTCCGGGCGCCGTCGCCGTCGCCCCGTGCCCGGTACCTGCTGAGGATGGGGATGAACGTGATGGCGAGGAAACCCCCGGCCAGCAGGTAGTTGAGGAAGTCGGGGACGATGAAGGCGGCTTCGTAGGCGTCGGCGGCGGGGCTGTCACCCAACCGGTTGGCCAGCACCACGTTGCGGGCGAACCCCAGGATGCGGGAGACCAGGATGCCGACCGCGACCACCGAGGCGGCCCGGGCTATCCCTTCTGCCGGCCGGCGCATGGCTTCAGCCGTCCCGCGCGGCCCGCAGGTCATCGAGGACCCGGTCGGGGACCACCAGGTCGCCCCGTCCGACCCCCACCCGCTGGCCGGGTTTGTAGGAGCCGTGGAAGTCCGACCCGCCTGACGGGAGGAGGCCGAACGACCGGACCGTGGCCTCCAGCCGGCGGCGGGTCTCGGCCGGGTACTCGCCGTAGTAGCACTCCACGCCCACCATGCCGTAGCCGGCCAGAAGGCGGAAGGCGTCCGCGTACTCCTCGGCCGTGTTCAATCCCAAGGTGTGGGGATGCGCCACCACGGGAACCCCGCCGGAGCGGCGCGCCAACCCGATGGCCTCCTCGGGAGGGAGCAGAGGGCGGGTGGCGTAGGCGACGCCGCGCGACCCGAGGTACTCGCGGAAGGCGGCGGGGATGTCGGGAACGTATCCCTTGGCGACCAGGAGGGCCGCGAAGTGGGGCCTGCCGACGCTCCCGCCCCGGGCCTGGGCGAGGACCTCCTCGTAGTCGATGTCCACGCCGATCTCATCGAGACGCCGGGCGATCGCCCGGTTGCGGCGGTCCCGGCCGGCCCGGAACTCCGCCAGGCGATCCTGGAGTGGGCCGGGCCCCGGCTCCAGGAACAGGACCACCATGTGGAGCCCGCCGCCCTTCCACTCGCAGGCCACCTCCGCCCCCGGGATGAGCTCGATCCCGGCCGGGCCCGCCTCGGCTCGGGCCTCCTCGATCCCCTCGAGGGTGTCGTGGTCGGTCAGGGCGACCGCGGAGAGACCCGCCTGGACGGCCAGCCCGACGACCGCGGCCGGGCTCTCGCTGCCGTCGGAGGCGGTGGAGTGAGTGTGAAGATCGACGGCCATCCGGAGATGAGGCTAACCCCGATTGCTCGGATCGGGCGCCGGTAGCAAGTCGGGCGGCTCGCGGCAGGCAGGTACCGGTGATGACCGCCGCCGAGAGCCCGTCCCGAGTCCTCCGCCTGCTGCGCCCGTTACCCGACCGTCGAGGTGGCGTGGTCCCGGCACCGGACAAGAGGGTTGAAAGTGTCACAGCGCCCTCGCATACTGTGTGGCAGTCACAAGCACCGCCGGTTTCTTGCTATTCGACGTCGAGGGAACCGGAACCGGGATCAATTCGGGAGCGGACCCGTCGGGGGATGGCGGAACGCGTTCGGACCGAAGGAGGTGGTGGCTGGGGGATGGGCCCGCCGGGGAGGGCGCGTTCGGGCGTTTTTCGCGTTCTCGACCCGCCGGGTCCGTCAGGGGCTCGGTAACGGCCCGCGCGGGGCCGGGTCCCTATCCGCCGCCGGTCGCAGTGGTGGTGTCGGTGACGATCGGGATGGTGGTGGTCGCTCCGCCGGCGTCGCCGCCGCCGGTCAGCAGGTTCCCGATCACGAAGATCACCACCAGCAGTGCGGCCAGGACCAGCCCGGTGATGATGCGGCGCCGCCATTTGGCCCGCTGGGCCAAGCGGCGCTCCTCCTCGATACGGGCTTGACGGTTCTGCTTCTGCCGGGCTCTCTTCTCGCTCCCCATGGGGGCTATTGTAAGAGTCTCCGACGCGCCACAGCACGCCAACGCGGATCGGAGCAATAGAATGCGACCCACCCGCGCCCCTCCCTGGAACTGCTTGCCATGTCTCTGGTCGTCCAAAAGTACGGCGGCACGTCATTAGCCGACTCCGAGCGCATCGAGCGCGTCGCCCACCGGGTGGCTCGTACCAAGCGCTCCGGTAACGACGTGGTTGTGGTGGTCTCGGCGATGGGCCGCCAAACCGACGACCTGATCGCCCTCGCCCGTCAGGTGAGCGCCAGGCCGCCGGCCCGGGAGATGGACATGCTCCTGACGGCGGGCGAGCGCATCTCCATGGCGTTGCTCGCCATGGCTCTCCACGACAAGGACATCCCCGCGCTGAGCCTCACCGGTGCCCAAGCCGGGATACTCACCGACTCGGAACACGGTGAGGCGAAGATCACGGCGATACGAGGGAACCGGGTGGGGGACGGTCTCGCCGCAGGGCAAGTGGTGATCGTGGCCGGCTTCCAGGGGGTGAATCCCGATTCCAGGGAGGTGACCACCCTGGGGCGGGGCGGTTCCGACGCCACCGCGGTGGCGCTGGCCTCGGCCCACTCCGCGGCGGTGTGCGAGATCTACACCGATGTGGACGGGGTGTACACGGCCGATCCCCGGGTGGTGCCCGACGCTCGCAAGCTCGCCGAGGTCTCCTTCGACGAGATGCTCGAGCTGGCCGCCGGGGGCGCCGGGGTGCTGATGGCACGCTCGGTGGAAGTGGGGAGAAAGTTCAAGATCCCGATCCACGTGCGGTCATCGTTCGTGCAGGACGAGGGGACCTGGGTCAAGGAGAATGTGATGGAAGAAGCAATTATCAGCGGAATCGCTCATGACACTTCGGAGGCGAAGGTGACTCTCTGGGGAGTACCCGACCGGCCCGGCGTCGCGGCGGCCATCTTCGAGAAGCTGGCAAGCGCGCGGGTGAACGTCGACATGATCGTCCAGAACGTGGGCGCGGATGGATGCACCGACCTCAGCTTCACCGTCCCCGAAGCCCATATCGAGATCGCCCGCCAGGCCACCGCCGAGCTGGTCGTGGAGCTGGAGGCCACGGGCTCCTCCGTGGATGCCAACGTGGGCAAGGTGTCGCTGGTGGGAGCGGGAATGAGATCAACGCACGGGGTGGCGGCCCGGGTGTTCCGCGCCCTTGGCGACGCCGACATCAACATCGAGATGATCTCCACCTCCCCGATCCGGATCTCGTGCGTGGTGAACCGAGACTCGGTGGAGGACGCGGTGCGGGCCTTGCACGCCGAGTTCGACCCGCCCGTGATCACGGCGGAGGTCGGCGCCGATGCCTGATCCGCGCGTGGCCGTGGTCGGCGCCACCGGAGCGGTGGGCCGCACCATGATCGAGATCCTCGAGGAACGGGACTTCCCGCTCTCGGAGCTGCGTCTCATGGCGTCGGCTCGGTCGGCCGGCCGGGTGGTCGCCACCCGCTGGGGCGACGTCGCGGTGGAGGATCTGTCCTCGGCCGATCCCTCGGGGATCGACATCGCCCTCTTCTCCGCCGGTGCGGGAAGGAGCAGGGAGTTCGCCCAGTCCTTCGTGGACCGGGGAGCGATCGTCATCGACAACTCCTCCGCCTTCCGCATGGCGCCCGAGGTTCCGCTGGTGGTGGCGGGCGTCAACGACCACGCGGCAGCCGACAACGACGGCATCATCGCCAACCCGAACTGCACCACCATGACGCTCATGATGGCCGCCGGACCGCTCCACCACCACGCCGGGCTGGCCCGCATGGTGGCCATGTCCTACCAGTCGGTCTCGGGGGCCGGGATGACCGGCATGGACACCCTCTGGCAACAGACGGTCGAGCTCGGCAACCGCCGTGAGGCACTGGTGCAGGGAGGATGGGAGGAGGGCGAGACCGACCCGTTCCAGCGGCCCATCGCCTTCAATGTCCTGCCCATGGCCGGGACGCTCACCGATGCAGGCCACACCGATGAAGAGTGGAAGCTGGTGAACGAGAGCCGCAAGATCCTCGAGCGGGACAGCATCGAGGTGGAGCCGACCTGCGTGCGGGTGCCGGTCATGGTGGGCCACGGTATCTCCGCCTCGATGTGGTTCGACTCGGCGGTCGACCCCGAAACCGCCCGGCGGGTGCTCACGGACGCACCCGGTGTCGAACTGTGGAGCGATGAGCGGGTGGCCACCCCGCTGGACTCGGCGGGCCAGGACCCGGTGCTGGCGTGTCGCATCCGTCCCACCATCGGCGTGCCCGGGGGCATCAGCCTGTGGGTGGTGGGCGACAACCTGCGCAAGGGGGCGGCGCTCAACGCGGTGGAGATCGCCGAGCTGCTGATCTAGCAGTGGTCTGTCTGTGGAGCGGCGGTGTGGTATGGCGTCGGCAGCGGTGTTCCTCGCAAGGCCCGCTGACGAAGGCGTACCCGCAGTGGTACGTTGAGGAAGCGGAACGCAGCGATGGGGCGCCGATGACCGCCAGAACAGGCCTGGTCGCTTCGCAGACAGGCCACTAGCTGCAATCTCGGGTAACAAGATCGCAGCCTCGGGTAATCTGTGGGCGATGACCGATTCCTACCCCGTCTGGCGATCAGGCATCGCGTCCGACGGAGGGGAGGCCCGCGCCGAGCCCGCCTTCGCCTCGGTCGAGGAACTGCGCGCCCACCGGAAGCGGATGCTGGTCACGTCTTACCGCCTGTTCGGCGCGTTCGGATGGGGATCGCTGGGAGACGGGCACATCACGGCTCGGGACCCGGAACGCACCGACGCCATGTGGCTGATCCGCTACGGGGTGCCGTTCCACCGCACCACCACCGACGACCTGGTGCTGGTCGGTCCGGATGGGCGAGTGGAGGGCGGCGGCTCGATCAACATGACCGCCTACCACATCCACGCTCCCATCCACGAGGCCCGTCCCGACGCAGTGGCGGTGGCCCACACCCACACCCCGTACGCCACGCCCTGGGCGGCCAACGTGGAGGGCTTCCGCATGATCTGCCAGGAGGCCACCGCCTTCCTGGACGACCACGAGGTGTACGAGGGCGAGGAGGTCCAGGTCTCGGACTTCGACACCGGCAAGAAGATCGCCGCCACGCTGGGCGAGGCCAAAGCGGTGCTGTTGCGCAATCACGGACCGGTCACCGTGGGCGGCTCGGTCGAGGAGGCGATCGGCTGGTTCCTGCTGCTCGAGCGGGTGGCGGAGGTCCACGTCAAGGCCCCCGATGCCCGGCCGATCAGCGCCGAGGCAGCCGCGATCGCGGCGCGGGAGATCGGCCACGTGTCGAGCGCGCTCGCCGCATTCGAGTACGCGGTGGCGTCCAAGCTGGAGCCCGGAGCCGCCGGGTAGCAAGTCCCTCCTGCAGGCGGCCTACCCCACTCATTCTCAGTAGCGCAATCCGGTACAAGCTTCCGTCGGAGGGTGGACTAAAGACCTCTTAACAAGAGGCGGGCGTAAGTTAAGGAAACCCCGTCCGCCTTTACTAAGCGGGACGGCGAAAGGCGTGTTCGGAACCGTCTTCGTGGGCGGACACCTTCCGATCAAGGCCCGCCGGGCCGCGAGAGTCAAGCACCAACAGAGTGCTGGTCGGGCAGGCGGGATTTGAACCCACGACCTCTTCGTCCCGAACGAAGCGCGCTACCAAGCTGCGCCACTGCCCGTGTGGGGCAACAAGCATACCCGCTCCCCCGCCCGGCGGACACCCCGCCCGGCGCCTACGCGGGAGGTTGTGCCCTCCCGGTCGCGTCCACCCTGATTCTGGAGACGCGGCGCCGGTCCATGGTCAGCACCGTGAGCCGGAGTCCCTCGTAGCTGACGTGGTCGCCCTCCG is a window from the bacterium genome containing:
- the murJ gene encoding murein biosynthesis integral membrane protein MurJ — protein: MRRPAEGIARAASVVAVGILVSRILGFARNVVLANRLGDSPAADAYEAAFIVPDFLNYLLAGGFLAITFIPILSRYRARGDGDGARNAFNAVLGPVAVLIVALTVAAALAADLVVGWLFGSGGRLDAEQLAEVARLTRLVLPAQIFFVVGGLFTAVQYAHGRFLVPTLAPIIYNLGIIVGGVLGTSSGEASATGFIVGAVAGASIGNFALQWWGAARAGFRVRMAVPDFRHPAFREYLLLAFPLMVGQSIVVLDESLGKIVAAAASDGSIFGLNLARRVNMLPVGVIAQAAGVAAFPFLARLVAEGRGAEMRESMGRTIRTVLFASGGAVAAAVAVGLPAVRVAFQHGAFSEDGTVLVAAALVGYSLGIPAWGVHQLFARSFYAHRQMWVPVIAGTAWVLPAIPLYFLGYRVGGVPGIAVAASITVTGHALTLWLLWRRFHSGEGLEGMVRTVGQVALGALVAGAAGWLVATAITGGQVPGMSTGVLATLAGGGVVAVVYLATTYAIGSAEARSVVRRR
- a CDS encoding aspartate-semialdehyde dehydrogenase, with amino-acid sequence MPDPRVAVVGATGAVGRTMIEILEERDFPLSELRLMASARSAGRVVATRWGDVAVEDLSSADPSGIDIALFSAGAGRSREFAQSFVDRGAIVIDNSSAFRMAPEVPLVVAGVNDHAAADNDGIIANPNCTTMTLMMAAGPLHHHAGLARMVAMSYQSVSGAGMTGMDTLWQQTVELGNRREALVQGGWEEGETDPFQRPIAFNVLPMAGTLTDAGHTDEEWKLVNESRKILERDSIEVEPTCVRVPVMVGHGISASMWFDSAVDPETARRVLTDAPGVELWSDERVATPLDSAGQDPVLACRIRPTIGVPGGISLWVVGDNLRKGAALNAVEIAELLI
- a CDS encoding aspartate kinase; amino-acid sequence: MSLVVQKYGGTSLADSERIERVAHRVARTKRSGNDVVVVVSAMGRQTDDLIALARQVSARPPAREMDMLLTAGERISMALLAMALHDKDIPALSLTGAQAGILTDSEHGEAKITAIRGNRVGDGLAAGQVVIVAGFQGVNPDSREVTTLGRGGSDATAVALASAHSAAVCEIYTDVDGVYTADPRVVPDARKLAEVSFDEMLELAAGGAGVLMARSVEVGRKFKIPIHVRSSFVQDEGTWVKENVMEEAIISGIAHDTSEAKVTLWGVPDRPGVAAAIFEKLASARVNVDMIVQNVGADGCTDLSFTVPEAHIEIARQATAELVVELEATGSSVDANVGKVSLVGAGMRSTHGVAARVFRALGDADINIEMISTSPIRISCVVNRDSVEDAVRALHAEFDPPVITAEVGADA
- a CDS encoding class II aldolase/adducin family protein, which encodes MTDSYPVWRSGIASDGGEARAEPAFASVEELRAHRKRMLVTSYRLFGAFGWGSLGDGHITARDPERTDAMWLIRYGVPFHRTTTDDLVLVGPDGRVEGGGSINMTAYHIHAPIHEARPDAVAVAHTHTPYATPWAANVEGFRMICQEATAFLDDHEVYEGEEVQVSDFDTGKKIAATLGEAKAVLLRNHGPVTVGGSVEEAIGWFLLLERVAEVHVKAPDARPISAEAAAIAAREIGHVSSALAAFEYAVASKLEPGAAG
- a CDS encoding PHP domain-containing protein; translation: MAVDLHTHSTASDGSESPAAVVGLAVQAGLSAVALTDHDTLEGIEEARAEAGPAGIELIPGAEVACEWKGGGLHMVVLFLEPGPGPLQDRLAEFRAGRDRRNRAIARRLDEIGVDIDYEEVLAQARGGSVGRPHFAALLVAKGYVPDIPAAFREYLGSRGVAYATRPLLPPEEAIGLARRSGGVPVVAHPHTLGLNTAEEYADAFRLLAGYGMVGVECYYGEYPAETRRRLEATVRSFGLLPSGGSDFHGSYKPGQRVGVGRGDLVVPDRVLDDLRAARDG